A segment of the Solanum lycopersicum chromosome 9, SLM_r2.1 genome:
CAAGTTAAAATTTAGTCCCACAATTCTATGTTGTCCACGACTAACCAGTTTTGTGCTTTGTTTGAAGCACAATATAGAGCACACCAGACATCAAGAAGTTTTATGCAATTTAAGGTAAGTTCGATGAAACAAGTAGTAAGTAATATTGGTGGGCAAGAACAAAAACTTGCTCATTAAGGAAAATCATCATCCAAGGGCGAACAAAAGATGCTCTAATTATTCGCAAAAGACATCTGTTCTATCTCGAAATTTTGGCATAAAATAGAGTACAATAAGAGTAAACAACTGAGAAAGCAGTATTCCCCCATCATCACTTCCCTCAAGAATCAACAATGGCCTTATTCAAAACTGAAGCCACTTCTTCTATTACCACATACACTCCTCATATGGTTAAAAGGCAGTTTAGGATATTCGGGCAATTTAAGCAAGGCAGGAGTAAGCCAATGCTTTTTCCTCTGATAGTTCCTCGGCTGTCAAGTCCAACTTCTTTCTTGAGAACTCGTCAATTGGAAGACCTGGGAACACGAACAACAGGCAAAATACTCAATGACCATGTTGACAAACAACTCATACTAATATTTATGGGAACTTCCAGAGAAATCATTAGTTAACATCTCTAAAAAACCTCCGTAAAGGGTTGGGatgcctttttttttctaatgaaaATCCGTCAGGTAAATAAACATCcgatttataaatattttcgtCAAATGCTCTTTTCCATGTGTATGCTACGACAATCTTTGGGGCTAAAGATGGCTAATTCAAGGAATCTGAATCCCATAACCGTACAGCATATGATTTACAACTCAGATTAATCCATTCCACCCATCATCCCAAACCACCAATTTAATTTGTCCAACTGTATTTAAAGAGATGAACAGCCTGAAGCCCATAACATAAGACGAGCCTAACATTGAACAGTATAATAGTCGATTAAATTGAAGGACAGTATCTGAATGCTAATAAAATGTATTTTCTAACCTTGAACAATGGACCATTCTCCATTTTTGCATGTAACTGGGAAGGAATAAATAAGCCCAGCTGGGACATTGTATGACCCATCAGAGTAAACACCCATAGAAACAAAAGTTCCCTGCAACATTtggtttgaaaaaaattgagaagaacTACTTTGTAGACAGCAACATGATATAAATAATAactttcttatatatattaatacaaaaaggcccCAAGTTAAGAGATCTACCTCTGGAGTTCCAAGGACCCAGTCACGAATGTGATCACAAGCAGAACTAGCAGCGGAAAGGGCACTAGAAAGCTTTCTAGCCTTGATAATGGCAGCACCCCTCTGCTGTACAGTAGAAATGAACTCACCGTTCAACCTAAATACAGAGAATATAATTTATCAGTCAATCAGcaaaattaaagacaaaaaaaGATAGACAATCAATTTACAACGTCTCTAATTCATTATACCATGCATCATCAGCAACAAGTTCACGGACTGGCTTATCACCAGCTGGTGTTGAAACTGTTGCATGGTTGACATCAGGATACTGTGATGATGAGTGGTTTCcccaaataatgacatttttaacATCACTAACTTGGACACTCAGTCTCTCTGAGATTTGGCCGAGGGCCCTGTTATGGTCCAACCTTGTGAGACAGGTAATATTCTTCTCAGGAATGGATGGTGCAAATTCTTTCAAGATCAATGCATTTGTATTAGCAGGGTTAGCAACAACCAACACCTGGACGAGGCACAAGGCAAAACTTTAATACCAAATATAAAATGAAGGCACAGAACATGTTCCATCAAAATCCAGAATACAGATCAATGATGTTTTCATTAACACAAATAGAAGGCCATAATAACAAAGACATTAGAATTTGTGGCAGAGACTTATCCAAGTAAGACACGAGACATTAGAGTTGGCAATAAACATCTCATAACTATTCTCACAGACTTGGGTAATATATTCAACAGTCAAGTAATCAATTACCTCcacaatcaaaataaatgaataatctAATGAAAACCTAGAAGTATAACCTGCAGTGTTGGACATTGTGCAATATACGAGGTGCGAAACTTAAAAATTGCAAGGAATGAACAAAGGTGTATAATCATAGCCTGACCTTGCAGTTGGGAGCTGCATGCTTCTCAAGTGCAGATGCCTGGGACTTGTAAATAGACACATTCTTTGACATCACATCTTTCCTTTCCATGCCTTCTTTCCTGGGGAAACCTCCAACCATGACCGCAACGTTGACACCGGTGCATGCCTCAACAGCATCAGTTGTGGCAACGACACCTAACACATACATAGAAGAACACACCATTTAAACCAATTTCATTTACAAAAAGTGTAAGATAATAAGCAACTGCACCAACCCTTAAGAAGAGGGAAGGCAGCATCTACTAATTCCATCTTCACTCCATTCAGTGCCTCAGCAGCAGGTGGAATATCCAACATGTGGAGAATTACAGGCTGATCTGCGCCCAACATCACTCCCCTGGCAATCATAGGCACCAAGGCATATCCAATTTGTCCTGAAAAACAAATCAACATTACCATGTTAACATAACATTCCAACCAATTCATGATTTTGAaaccaataaaatatttattatctcACAATTACATTTTCCAACTATcgaaaagaaattataaaaccTCAAAACAGATTCCAAAGACACTGACAAGCATATCTTCATAACTATCTAGCTTAACTAACACATGAGAAGTTCAGCCAAAGTCCAAACCACAAATCCACAAATCTAAATCATTACATCACAGTTGTAAGTACCACACGTCcgttctcaaaaaaaaaaagaggcatCAATTCAATCATGCTAATAACAACTAAATCTCAATCTTAAATTAGTTCATCTTCTCTTTCCaatcaataaatcaaattagaaatataaatcAAAGCAAACAACAACAGAAAAGAACACGGTCATCATTTTAATTGTTTCAAGTTACAAATCGGAGCAACAAAGATCCAAATCTCAACCTTGCAAGCTAATACAGTTAATACTAAATGgtaaaataacaacaaatacATCAAGCAGATGAATCAGCAACATCAACTACCGCGAACAAAGTAATACTCTCTTAATAGTTGTAGCTTAAACTACTTTTTATTCATCTAAATACTCAAAACAACATTTTATAAGGAAATCAGAACTCTACAAATCTCATTAACAAGGATCAGCCACTAAATCATAAAACTAACAGTTAATAACTAGATCTAAGGCTAAAGCGATAAGCAACTCAAAGTTCAAGTCAAAATGAACTAAACAACAGATCTAAGTCAtccaaagtcaaaaaaaatatcaaaaaaatcacaaaaaataagtaatttgaAGTTCATAGAACAGATCGATTACCTGCAGCACCAGTAACGAGAACGCGAACTGGATCTTTGGCCATTTTTGTTGAAGATCTAGAAGTTAACGAGAGGCGATGAAAACTATGATCGGAAGAAGTGAAAATGAGAGTGAGATAGGAAAACGAGAAGACTGAAGCGATATTTATTGGCTCAAAACTAGTGGTCAGTACGACGCCGTTGTGACTGTTGGATTCGTCAGCGTTTGTTTCTGGAAGATGAAATGACAATAATGGTCACTTATCTTTAGGGTATATTTTACATGATTCCTTCCTTACAAatagtttattaattaatttcattaaaaatgagCATTTAGATTTTGCTATATTTGACAAAACTTTTCATTTTAGTTCGtcgaaaaatattaatacatttGCTTATTTGAATAATATACGATAATATTATCAAGATTTGTTGATGTTTAATTTCGCTTATTTAAcgaaaaatgtattttttaaaaaattaatttaaaatctttcatattcttaaactttgtatcaaattaaattatttcacaTTAATTCAGATCAAGAGTATACTACTCATATTTGATTAAAGTTTCATTTTTAACgtttcttttcctcttttttttttataataagaaattattcATTCGAACCCTTCGGGTGATCCAATGATTTCGACTTGAGACTTttatgttggaggtctcaagtttgtAACCCTGCCAACGAAAATAAGAAATTTGTCTTCTGGATCGAGCTCGTCGCACTGGGcagggttacctctcctatgtggttgtCGCACTGGACAGAGTTATGTGATTTGCGAGTTATTGCATAGAAGCGAAAGCAAGGGATTTATTTTCTGGTCGAGCTCGTCGTATTGGGCAAAGTTACTTCTCCTATATGATTTACGAATTATTACATAGAAGCGTTGATTTTTCGCCGTGCGATGAATTTTCCGTCAAATATAAAGGATATTTTTGGAATTCTAATTATTGTGATGAAGATAGCCTTGGGTTGTGAGATTTTTGTAGTTAAGAGTGGGACGCGCAATATACGGCATTATTTGAAATTGTGGTGTAGGAAGAAAgtaactgttttttttttttttctaatctaACGAAAGGGCTGGTCCATGCCTTGAGGCCTACGTGTTATCAAACAagtcaaaatgtttttttaagtgACTTTTCAAGAACGAAAGAGAGGATGAcctttagaaatatatattttaaaaaaaaaaaaatatatatatatatatatatatatatatatttagagaaataaacttaatattataaatttagaaaGGAATCTCTAAGTgcatcaattatttatttattttaacaacaaTTCTGAGCAATAACACAAGCAAAAAATGTTTGAATTGATATCCAATCATCAGAAATATTGAATTCATTATAAATATCATATCGATTCTATAGTCGTTTGaaagaatataatttataaatttcatcaatttgtTAGATCATGTTTTAAACTCAAACTAGTTAATTGCTCAAACTCACATCTATAGCCGAaagttgatttttatttttgtagctATATGAAAAAGATATAAGATGGTCCTAtttgaataaaagaataaaatggtccTATTAAAATGTTTGGAACAgaacataaataaagcaatcaAAAAAGTGAAGGATAACAATAATTTTGTGTTGGATTATTGCGAGTCcgtctatttttaattaaagattttaaattcaactagtgaatatgaattcGTTCCTCTTGCCCAACTAAATACTTTTGCATATATGTTCCACTAAAGTGGATAAATGTAACTATTGCACCTGATGGTAGTCTTAGTCAAGAAGTATTTAACAACAACAGTGTAATTTATCTCACAAGTTGAGTCGGAGTCTTGTTTTAGCTTCCTTACTCGACGTCAACATCTAAgttaaatatttacaaatttctTCATCCGAGTTAATGATCACAACTACCTGAAGAATTAGAGGTCATGAATCATGATGGCATCCAAAGCAGAGTTAGAGGATCTAGCCAGTCTTGTTCTGGCTCGAAGCTTgacaagaaataatttaaatctCCTATCTAGATATTTCTCGTTTCTATTTATTGTCGGTATATTACAAAGTATTCAGACAACAATCTCGCATCAAAATGCCTAAAGACTACCCTAAACTCAGCGCGTTTTATTCAAATCCCTCTTAAAACTATACATGATCCTAATTATACTAATTAGTACAACTATAGGTTAAGGGGATCATATATTTCCCCTGCAATTATACCAATTAGTACCAACTCTAGTTTCAAGTCATTTATTCATAACaaccaataaaaataatcaatgtcTACTACAATACAAttctttgaaattaaaaatataacataaaaaacaataacacacaatttaaatttcttatcCACACTTTATTTACTCTATCACACCAAATCGAACAGAAAATCTTTAACAAGTTCGACTTGCTTAAGTGACTAAACACCTTCATCATCAGGCTTCAAGACACGTTAAAGAGTAAGTAAGAACACTATTGATCCTCCAGAAatgtaacataaaaaaaaaaagagagaaaatcaattcaatttctttttcccCCTTAAAAATAGGGAAATAAGGAATTGAACAAAGAATcaaattctatttttgaaatattccaaTAATAATTTGGACCAAAAAAATTACTCATATTTTTAAACACCTCTAGCCAACATTTCTTGAAAATCAAGAATTGATTTTTGTCTTTCAAGCTCCATATCTTCACGAACCTTAGATATAAATTCTTCAGCTCTTTTATCCACTCCATTTATATGTGGCATTGAAGGAGTTCTCCATTCatcaataatattattacatGTTCTATAATTATTAATTCCACTACTCTCAATAATTGTCTTACCTTTTTTCAATGCATTATTTACCTCAATACCCTTCATAATAATCTCTTGCTCCTTTTGATCCAACTTGTTTCTACATTTAACATCACCACCACTACTTGAAGCGACAAATTCTTCAGTCTGAGGTGCGGATATCTTATTTTGACATGCTGGTTTTTTCAGTATAGGTTCGGGGAAGAGATGGTCCACATATATAGGTGAAGTACTTTTATGACATTGTTGATATTGGTAGTAATTATTGTAAAATTTGCGATGAGTACGTGGTGGTGGTGATGAAGAACGATGGATAAACGAGTAGAATTTTCGAGTAATAATAGGAGAAATGTAGTTGTAAGCTCTAATGCAAAGGTTTTTGGAACTTTTGATAGCTTTTGAAAGTTTGAGTTTGTGTAACTTTGATTGTAATTTGTTCGTGAAGCTTTTCCATGTTTTTTTAGTTGGTAGAATAAGCTTTTTTCCTAAGTTGAAATTTGACATTCAATTAAGGATTTTGAGTGGAATTAAATGGtttgagaagaagaagatggaTTGATTGAGAGGAAGAGAAGTTGAAGATTTGGATTTTATTTTGGAGTGATTGTGTGTGTAAATGTATGACATAAAATGTTAGGCTGGATGGTTCCTTGAACCTTTTGGTCATATCTCATTCTTTTCTTCACATGAtttcttttgtcatctttttGGTGTTTTTTCTAAGAAAAGGATCACACACTATAGACTAGAAACCTAATATATTGGGTATGTTTTTGGTCGacgaaatttttgaaaaatattttctctagaAAAAATAAGTTCCTTAAGAATTAGGAATATGTCTGTCATAATAGAAGTAGGAAAAATAAGTTCTATTAATGTTTATTGTATCTTTGCCCCCCTTACCCCTACTATTGCCATCCTTGAGGAGAACTTATAGTATTTTGTTAGATcacatataaaaattttatgatatattaaagtttttttctATTTACTTATCGAATATACTAGAaagtaagtaaaaaaattaatttgttttcaagagattattttttcataaaaaatattttctattgtaCCAAAACACACCACGAAGAGAAAGCGCAAAAGatgtccttttttttaaaaaaaaaaaagaagtatgtATAGGTTTATCTAATAACTTTCGGTTTTGTCTTTGAAGTTCATGGCTGGAGAAATCTTTAGTGTTAAGTTTAtgctttaatttatttagaaaaattaaaagatattaagaaaaagagaaagataaAGTGTAAATTGAAGGTTATAGTGGATTTCTTTGGTGGCAGGGCCAATGAGTTGGGCACTTTTTGCCCCCAACAAAATACCTCTTGAATATATATACCAATTAAAGATATCGTATTTATGTTTGAGtcttgaatattaaaaaaatagagatgATTGATATTTTGTTATGTGTCCGCATCTTAGTAATTAAATTTGTGTACAAGATGCATGTGACAAATTAGTTCGAATCCTATCTGTAAAGATGAAAATCGTACAATGTGCAAGTCTGGTCTAGTGTGGCCCTTAACTCATCTAACCTCTCTTTATCCACTTCGTTCTTTTTTTTCGAAGATTTTGAGATATGTGATCATATGCTTTCTTCAGAtttaatatttctatatatgCTTCAATCTTCTTTTAAGAAATGGACATTACATTATAGGAGACCAAACAAACGACTCGAATGGTACGATCCTTTCTGTCACCCCAATATAAAAGGGGTGATCTAATATCTCTATATATGCTTCAATCTTCTTTTAAGAAATGGACATTATATTATAAGAGGATGAGAAGGAGGGACTTCACTAAAAATCGAATAGTCTATATGTGTGCAAATAATTTTAGTCGGTACTAATCCCAATAAAATAGGAGTCAATACAAAAAGTTACGATTAATCCTCTCTATCTATGACCTATGTTAACTTGGTCTTGTTTGACCTATGTTAATTGATCTTATTCGAATGAACTGCATTTCGTTTTCCTAAGCCCATCGATAATATAAGAAGTCTTTTATACTGCATTTCGTTTTCCTTGGTAAGAAGCCCATCGATAATATAAGAAGTCTTTTATACATGTATAGATCAAACGATAAATAATATACCTTACTTCcccattaagaaaaaaatttgcgTTATTACCCTAACTTGGCCATCAATACAAATGGTCCCCAATTTTCTTTGTTCTTAAGACActataatatatgaaattagcTACCAAAAGTAATTTCAAACAAATAAGTAGTTAAAATGTTCTagctaaataaaatagaaagactTTAAATAGAGACGAAACTAATAATAATTCAGCTGTACTTGatagatttttcttaaaaaagacTTGAAAGAAACAATAGCTCATTAAAAAGAGTCACCACTCAACTCATTTATTCTCATAAAACAACTTCATCAAAAACTCATTTACTCGCATAAACTTTTACGTTCTTGActaccattattattatttattattattatttaaaacacaaacttaattaattagacTTTTAAAAAAGCCTCAACAGCAGTTAACGCATACTCCATTGCCCTAGTTGAATATCCCGTTGACTTTCTTCCAGCAAAAACACAAGTTTCTTCCCTATTATACTTCAAGCTCCTAGCCTCTTGCCTGGAAATTTGATAAGAGTTCATCAACACTTCCTCTGGCATGGCCCGAATAGCCGATAAACGCCCGGCTAACGCGCTTGTTATGGCTTCATCGTTGGTTTTGAACGCGATGTACTCGAGCCCTTGGTCACCTGCCTTCTTCATTATTGCAAAGTTTTGTGGCACGACTATCATTTGTCTCTCCCTGACCTCATCGTCGAAGACAGAGTTTCCTGTGTCTCCGACTACCTGAATCTGCCCCGTCCCTCGGATAATGTAGATGATGCTGTGGGCGTTCAGGTTCCAGTATGGTGCCATTACTGCATTCTGTAGAACTCAAGTGGTATAATAAGAGTCTTGAATTAAAATCATCATGAAGTCttaaagttcaaatatttgtcACAATTTAGTCAACTTAATACATGTTCCACTAATTTTGACTATATCTAAAATTTCAATCTAAGATAAAGGAAAATGTTAAAGTACTTTTAGACTATGACCAAAATCTAAAAAGAcaccttaattaaattaagatcTTATTATCCCTgaactcattttttaaaataattttgtgcattttttagcttacgtggcatccTAATATCTCTCACGCGTCTCAATTGAGTagtgactatatatatatatgtagtcACTTTCTTTTGTGTCCTTGACATCCCTATTCAATATGTGGTGAAAATATATTACTAGCAATCAAAACGAATAAATTGAGGTCAAAAACTTAGAGTGACGGAGTGTGCCATGTAAAACAAGTATACAAAATTGCAAAAATTATAAGTTCAAGGGTAATATCTCTCACGCGTCAATTGCTAGAGTCACGGAGTATGCTAGTtaagacaaaaggtgtataaaattagaaaaataataaatttagggATAATAAGATCTTAATTTAGTTAAGGTCTGTCAACTCGGAATAAACACCATCAAGGAACATGGTGCAATGAATAAGGTTAGTGTTAACCTAAAAGAATTCTAACGAattcaaatctaaattaattgagCTTCGATATGAATAACGAACACAAAATCGAATAATACTCTGAATGACTTGCCTGG
Coding sequences within it:
- the LOC101253131 gene encoding malate dehydrogenase: MAKDPVRVLVTGAAGQIGYALVPMIARGVMLGADQPVILHMLDIPPAAEALNGVKMELVDAAFPLLKGVVATTDAVEACTGVNVAVMVGGFPRKEGMERKDVMSKNVSIYKSQASALEKHAAPNCKVLVVANPANTNALILKEFAPSIPEKNITCLTRLDHNRALGQISERLSVQVSDVKNVIIWGNHSSSQYPDVNHATVSTPAGDKPVRELVADDAWLNGEFISTVQQRGAAIIKARKLSSALSAASSACDHIRDWVLGTPEGTFVSMGVYSDGSYNVPAGLIYSFPVTCKNGEWSIVQGLPIDEFSRKKLDLTAEELSEEKALAYSCLA
- the LOC104649396 gene encoding uncharacterized protein, with the translated sequence MSNFNLGKKLILPTKKTWKSFTNKLQSKLHKLKLSKAIKSSKNLCIRAYNYISPIITRKFYSFIHRSSSPPPRTHRKFYNNYYQYQQCHKSTSPIYVDHLFPEPILKKPACQNKISAPQTEEFVASSSGGDVKCRNKLDQKEQEIIMKGIEVNNALKKGKTIIESSGINNYRTCNNIIDEWRTPSMPHINGVDKRAEEFISKVREDMELERQKSILDFQEMLARGV